One window of Trifolium pratense cultivar HEN17-A07 linkage group LG5, ARS_RC_1.1, whole genome shotgun sequence genomic DNA carries:
- the LOC123886066 gene encoding nucleosome assembly protein 1;2-like, with protein sequence MANNNNNNAAFNFAALSSALNGGAKSDEFVDAKKSKVEAFAGEDLTELPIDFINGLSPAVKKRVEVLQEIQDEHDELKEKFLEEKAALEAKYQVLFQPLYTKRYEIVNGITEVEAEGAANETPADVKVVAMVTTADTAKAEEKGIPSFWLVAMKNNDILAEEITNSDEEALKFLKDIKYTRIDAPKGFKLEFYFDKNPFFSNSVLKKTYQVVEEDDPILENAIGTEIDWFNGKCLTEKKVIKKKAKIESNNAKPINKTETCESFFNFFDPPEIPENHLNIGEEAAEELQKEMEHDYEIGSEIRDKIIPHAVSWFTGEAAVGEFDEDDDEDDDLYDEDSEDEDDAEEDKSSALKVGEVQQGERPTECKQQ encoded by the exons ATGgccaacaataacaacaacaacgcTGCTTTCAACTTTGCTGCACTTTCTTCTG CTCTTAATGGTGGTGCCAAAAGTGATGAGTTTGTTGACGCTAAGAAG AGCAAGGTAGAGGCCTTTGCTGGAGAGGACTTGACTGAGCTGCCAATTGATTTTATTAACGGTCTTTCCCCCGCTGTCAAGAAACGTGTCGAGGTTCTCCAAGAGATTCAG GATGAACATGATGAACTGAAGGAAAAGTTTCTCGAGGAGAAAGCGGCTCTTGAAGCCAAATACCAAGTTTTGTTTCAACCATTGTACACCAAG CGCTATGAAATTGTGAATGGTATCACTGAAGTGGAAGCGGAAGGGGCTGCAAATGAAACTCCAGCCGATGTAAAAGTGGTAGCAATGGTCACGACAGCTGATACGGCTAAGGCTGAAG AGAAAGGAATTCCTTCGTTTTGGCTCGTTGCTATGAAAAACAATGATATCCTGGCTGAAGAG ATTACGAACAGTGACGAGGAAGCTCTAAAATTTCTAAAAGATATCAAGTATACTAGGATAGATGCACCCAAAGGATTTAAACTCGAATTTTACTTcgataaaaatccatttttttcaaACTCGGTGTTAAAAAAGACATATCAGGTGGTCGAAGAAGACGACCCTATACTAGAGAATGCTATTGG GACTGAAATTGATTGGTTCAATGGAAAATGTCTCACTGAGAAGAAGGTTATCAAGAAGAAGGCAAAGATAGAATCTAATAATGCTAAGCCGattaacaaaactgaaacctGTGAAAGTTTCTTTAACTTTTTTGATCCACCAGAGATCCCCGAAAATCACTTGAATATTGGCGAAGAAGCA GCTGAGGAACTTCAAAAGGAAATGGAACATGATTATGAAATTGG gTCTGAGATAAGAGATAAGATCATCCCCCATGCTGTATCATGGTTTACTGGGGAGGCTGCTGTTGGAGAGTTTGACGAGGATGATGACGAAGACGATGACTTGTATGATGAAGACagtgaagatgaagatgacGCTGAAGAGGATAAG TCATCAGCACTTAAG GTTGGCGAGGTTCAGCAGGGTGAGAGACCAACAGAGTGCAAGCAGCAGTAA